A DNA window from Engystomops pustulosus chromosome 10, aEngPut4.maternal, whole genome shotgun sequence contains the following coding sequences:
- the RPL5 gene encoding large ribosomal subunit protein uL18, with translation MGFVKVVKNKAYFKRYQVKFRRRREGKTDYFARKRLVVQDKNKYNTPKYRMIVRVTNRDIICQIAYARIEGDTIVCAAYSHELPKYGVKVGLTNYAAAYCTGLLMARRLLNKFGLDKVYEGQVEVTGDEYNVESIDGQPGAFTCYLDAGLTRTTTGNRVFGALKGAVDGGLSIPHSTKRFPGFDSESKEFNAEVHRKHIMGENVADYMRLLMEEDEDAFKKQFSQYIKNGITADQIEEIYKKAHAAIRENPVHEKKPVREVKKKRWNRAKMSLAQKRDRIAQKKASFLRAQEKIADS, from the exons ATG GGGTTCGTGAAGGTTGTGAAGAACAAGGCTTACTTCAAGCGCTACCAGGTCAAATTCCGCAGAAGGAGAG agGGCAAGACTGACTACTTTGCCCGTAAGAGACTGGTCGTCCAGGACAAGAACAAGTACAACACACCCAAGTACAGGATGATTGTGCGCGTCACCAACAGAGACATCATCTGCCAG ATTGCTTACGCCAGGATTGAGGGAGACACAATTGTCTGTGCAGCATACTCCCACGAGCTTCCCAAATACGGTGTCAAGGTTGGGTTGACAAACTACGCTGCAGCTTACTGCACCGGCCTGCTGATGGCACGCAGG CTTTTGAACAAGTTTGGTCTTGACAAAGTCTACGAAGGCCAAGTGGAAGTTACTGGTGACGAATACAACGTGGAAAGCATCGATGGACAACCTGGTGCCTTCACCTGTTACCTGGATGCGGGTCTGACCAGAACCACCACTGGAAACAGAGTCTTTGGTGCTCTGAAAGGAGCGGTTGATGGAGGACTCTCTATTCCCCACAG CACAAAACGTTTCCCTGGCTTCGACTCCGAGAGCAAAGAGTTTAACGCTGAAGTCCATCGCAAACACATAATGGGTGAGAATGTGGCGGACTACATGCGCCTCTTGATGGAGGAAGATGAAGATGCATTCAAGAAGCAGTTCTCTCAGTACATAAAGAACGGCATCACAGCTGACCAG ATTGAAGAGATCTACAAAAAGGCTCACGCTGCTATCAGGGAGAACCCAGTCCACGAAAAGAAACCAGTGAGAGAAGTCAAAAAGAAGAG GTGGAATCGTGCCAAAATGTCCCTGGCACAAAAGAGAGACCGCATTGCTCAGAAAAAAGCAAGCTTCCTCAGAGCTCAGGAGAAGATTGCCGACAGCTAA